Proteins from one Choloepus didactylus isolate mChoDid1 chromosome 4, mChoDid1.pri, whole genome shotgun sequence genomic window:
- the SLC25A47 gene encoding solute carrier family 25 member 47 isoform X2: MSFGTYSHCLAHICRLRYGSADAKPAKADITLSGCASGFVRVFLTSPSEVAKVRLQTQTQMQTETQRRRPSAAGPWPAAPVCPGPRYRGPLHCLATVAREEGLRGLYKGSLALLCRDGHSFATYFLSYAILCERLTPAGRSQPDVLGVLVAGGCAGVLAWTVATPMDVIKSRLQADGQGQRRYRGLLHCVVASVREEGPRVLCKGLALNCCRAFPVNMVVFVAYEAVLRLTRGLLT; this comes from the exons ATGTCCTTCGGCACCTATAGCCACTGCCTGGCGCACATCTGCCGGCTGCGGTACGGCAGCGCCGACGCCAAGCCCGCCAAGGCCGACATCACGCTCTCGGGCTGTGCCTCTGGCTTCGTCCGC GTGTTTCTGACCTCGCCGTCCGAGGTGGCCAAGGTCCGCCTGCAGACGCAGACACAGATGCAGACAGAGACGCAGCGACGGCGTCCCTCGGCCGCGGGGCCCTGGCCGGCGGCCCCCGTGTGTCCTGGGCCCAGGTACCGCGGACCGCTGCACTGCCTGGCCACGGTGGCCCGGGAGGAGGGCCTGCGGGGCCTCTACAAGGGCAGCTTGGCCCTGCTCTGCCGGGACGGCCATTCCTTCGCCACCTACTTCCTGTCCTACGCCATCCTCTGCGAGCGGCTCACCCCCGCGGGCCGCAGCCAGCCCG ATGTGCTGGGAGTGCTGGTGGCCGGTGGCTGCGCGGGGGTCCTGGCCTGGACCGTGGCCACCCCCATGGACGTGATCAAGTCGCGCCTGCAGGCGGATGGGCAGGGCCAGCGGCGCTACCGGGGCCTCCTGCACTGTGTGGTGGCCAGTGTGCGGGAGGAAGGGCCGCGGGTCCTCTGCAAGGGGCTGGCGCTCAACTGCTGCCGCGCCTTCCCGGTCAACATGGTGGTCTTCGTCGCCTACGAAGCCGTGCTGCGGCTCACCCGGGGCCTGCTCACCTAG
- the SLC25A47 gene encoding solute carrier family 25 member 47 isoform X1, whose protein sequence is MDFIAGAVGGICGVAVGYPLDTVKVRIQTETKYMGIWPCVRDLYRQERVWGFYRGLSLPVCTASLVSSMSFGTYSHCLAHICRLRYGSADAKPAKADITLSGCASGFVRVFLTSPSEVAKVRLQTQTQMQTETQRRRPSAAGPWPAAPVCPGPRYRGPLHCLATVAREEGLRGLYKGSLALLCRDGHSFATYFLSYAILCERLTPAGRSQPDVLGVLVAGGCAGVLAWTVATPMDVIKSRLQADGQGQRRYRGLLHCVVASVREEGPRVLCKGLALNCCRAFPVNMVVFVAYEAVLRLTRGLLT, encoded by the exons ATGGATTTTATTGCTGGGGCCGTTGGAG gcATCTGCGGCGTTGCAGTCGGCTACCCACTGGACACGGTGAAG GTCAGGATCCAGACGGAGACCAAGTACATGGGCATCTGGCCCTGCGTCCGGGACTTATACCGCCAAGAGCGG GTGTGGGGTTTCTACAGGGGCCTGTCACTGCCCGTGTGCACGGCGTCCCTGGTCTCGTCCATGTCCTTCGGCACCTATAGCCACTGCCTGGCGCACATCTGCCGGCTGCGGTACGGCAGCGCCGACGCCAAGCCCGCCAAGGCCGACATCACGCTCTCGGGCTGTGCCTCTGGCTTCGTCCGC GTGTTTCTGACCTCGCCGTCCGAGGTGGCCAAGGTCCGCCTGCAGACGCAGACACAGATGCAGACAGAGACGCAGCGACGGCGTCCCTCGGCCGCGGGGCCCTGGCCGGCGGCCCCCGTGTGTCCTGGGCCCAGGTACCGCGGACCGCTGCACTGCCTGGCCACGGTGGCCCGGGAGGAGGGCCTGCGGGGCCTCTACAAGGGCAGCTTGGCCCTGCTCTGCCGGGACGGCCATTCCTTCGCCACCTACTTCCTGTCCTACGCCATCCTCTGCGAGCGGCTCACCCCCGCGGGCCGCAGCCAGCCCG ATGTGCTGGGAGTGCTGGTGGCCGGTGGCTGCGCGGGGGTCCTGGCCTGGACCGTGGCCACCCCCATGGACGTGATCAAGTCGCGCCTGCAGGCGGATGGGCAGGGCCAGCGGCGCTACCGGGGCCTCCTGCACTGTGTGGTGGCCAGTGTGCGGGAGGAAGGGCCGCGGGTCCTCTGCAAGGGGCTGGCGCTCAACTGCTGCCGCGCCTTCCCGGTCAACATGGTGGTCTTCGTCGCCTACGAAGCCGTGCTGCGGCTCACCCGGGGCCTGCTCACCTAG